A window of the Pedobacter cryoconitis genome harbors these coding sequences:
- the dnaA gene encoding chromosomal replication initiator protein DnaA produces MEKTCTEVWKNCLQIIKDNIPSQSFKTWFEPISALKLDGKVLTIQVPSLFFYEWLEEHYVGLLRKTVKKQLGDEGRLEYNIVVDKSSNSGSPYTTNMPSNGNGAEAKMQSMPIPVSINKDIKNPFIIPGLKKLNVDPQLNSNYTFENYIEGDCNRLARSAGYAVAAKPGGTSFNPLMIYGGVGLGKTHLGQAIGNEIKRTMPDKLVIYVSCEKFCQQFVDSLKNNTINDFVNFYQAMDVIIMDDVHNFAGKEKTQDIFFHIFNHLHQSGKQVILTSDKAPKDLAGLEERLLSRFKWGLSADLQIPDLETRIAILRKKMYADGIELPQEVVEYVANNIDNNVRELEGAMVSLLAQSTLNKKDIDLSLAKQMLKNFIKNTTKEISMEYIQKLVCEYFEVPVDMVKSPTRKREIVQARQISMYLSKSHTKSSLKTIGAFFGGRDHSTVIYACQTVEDLIDTDKKFKGYVHDIQKKLKMS; encoded by the coding sequence ATGGAAAAAACTTGTACCGAAGTATGGAAAAACTGTCTTCAAATTATTAAGGACAATATCCCGAGCCAGAGTTTTAAAACCTGGTTCGAACCGATTTCTGCCCTTAAACTTGATGGCAAAGTTTTAACAATACAGGTACCTAGTTTATTTTTCTACGAATGGTTAGAAGAACATTATGTGGGACTGCTGCGTAAGACTGTTAAAAAGCAACTTGGAGATGAAGGCAGACTGGAATATAACATTGTAGTGGATAAATCTTCCAATAGCGGGTCACCTTATACCACCAACATGCCCTCTAACGGGAATGGGGCGGAAGCTAAAATGCAATCTATGCCAATACCTGTTTCTATAAACAAGGATATTAAAAACCCTTTTATAATTCCAGGCCTGAAAAAGCTGAATGTAGACCCTCAGCTCAACTCAAATTATACTTTCGAAAACTATATTGAAGGTGACTGTAACCGCCTGGCCCGTTCAGCAGGTTATGCTGTTGCAGCAAAACCCGGAGGTACTTCATTCAACCCTTTAATGATTTATGGCGGAGTAGGCCTGGGGAAGACCCATCTTGGTCAGGCTATAGGCAATGAAATTAAACGGACGATGCCTGATAAACTGGTCATCTATGTTTCCTGCGAGAAATTCTGCCAGCAATTTGTAGACTCTCTGAAAAATAATACCATCAATGATTTTGTGAATTTCTATCAGGCCATGGATGTGATCATTATGGATGATGTGCATAACTTCGCCGGAAAAGAAAAAACACAGGATATCTTCTTTCATATTTTCAACCACCTGCACCAATCAGGCAAACAAGTGATCCTGACTTCAGACAAAGCGCCTAAAGATCTGGCAGGTCTGGAAGAAAGATTGTTGAGCAGGTTTAAATGGGGACTTTCAGCAGATCTGCAAATCCCGGACCTGGAAACCAGGATCGCGATCCTGAGAAAGAAAATGTATGCAGACGGCATTGAGCTTCCACAGGAAGTTGTCGAATATGTAGCCAATAATATTGATAACAACGTCAGGGAACTGGAAGGTGCAATGGTTTCTTTGCTTGCGCAGTCTACCTTGAATAAAAAAGATATCGATCTTTCTTTAGCGAAACAAATGCTGAAGAACTTTATCAAAAATACGACGAAAGAGATTTCCATGGAATACATACAGAAACTGGTATGTGAGTACTTTGAAGTCCCGGTAGACATGGTCAAATCACCTACCCGTAAAAGAGAAATTGTACAAGCCCGGCAGATTTCTATGTACCTGTCCAAAAGCCATACTAAATCTTCCCTGAAAACTATTGGCGCTTTCTTTGGAGGCCGCGATCACTCTACTGTGATTTATGCCTGCCAGACCGTAGAAGACCTGATTGATACGGATAAGAAATTTAAAGGCTATGTACACGATATTCAAAAGAAACTCAAAATGAGTTAG
- a CDS encoding methylmalonyl-CoA mutase, which produces MEDKKFVTSSGIEIKATYTLAQPMTEKPGQFPYTRGIQKDMYRGRLWTMRQYAGFSTAEESNKRYHYLLKQGTMGLSVAFDLPTQIGYDSDHEMSEGEVGKVGVAIDSLKDIETLFDGIELEKITTSMTINATASILLAMYIALAKKQGADIRQISGTIQNDILKEYAARGTYIYPPKPSMRIITDIFEYCSKEVPKWNTISISGYHIREAGSTAVQELAFTMANGKAYLNAALEKGLDINIFAKRLSFFFNCHNNFFEEIAKFRAARRMWANITKNLGATDEKAQMLRFHTQTGGSTLTAQQPMNNIVRVTNQAMAAVLGGTQSLHTNGFDEALSLPTEAAAKIALRTQQVIAFESGVTETVDPLAGSFFVENLTNEIEAAAQLYIDKIDAMGGSVNAIENGYIQNEIADAAYAYQVEIEEATRVIVGVNKFTQEKEGITDTLRIDESIRTIQTDKINKLKKERNNEDVAIALANLRKGAESTENLMPLILTAVEAYATLGEIADVLRSVFGAY; this is translated from the coding sequence ATGGAAGATAAAAAATTTGTGACCAGCTCCGGGATTGAAATCAAAGCGACTTATACGCTCGCCCAGCCAATGACCGAAAAACCAGGTCAGTTTCCCTATACCAGGGGGATTCAAAAAGATATGTACCGCGGCAGACTATGGACTATGCGTCAATATGCAGGTTTCAGTACAGCAGAAGAATCCAATAAACGTTATCACTACCTGTTAAAACAAGGTACAATGGGTTTGTCGGTTGCATTTGATCTTCCTACACAGATTGGTTATGACTCGGATCATGAAATGTCTGAAGGGGAAGTCGGTAAAGTTGGCGTAGCTATTGACTCCCTTAAAGATATTGAAACCCTGTTTGATGGAATTGAACTGGAGAAAATTACAACTTCCATGACCATCAATGCTACAGCTTCCATCTTACTGGCCATGTATATCGCCCTGGCTAAAAAACAAGGCGCAGATATCAGGCAGATTTCAGGGACCATACAGAATGATATTTTAAAAGAATATGCTGCAAGAGGGACCTATATCTATCCACCCAAACCCTCCATGCGCATCATTACTGATATTTTTGAATATTGCAGTAAAGAAGTACCAAAATGGAATACCATTTCTATTTCCGGCTATCACATCCGTGAAGCAGGCTCTACCGCTGTACAGGAACTGGCTTTTACAATGGCCAATGGAAAAGCCTATCTGAATGCCGCACTGGAAAAAGGGCTCGATATTAATATTTTTGCGAAACGTCTGTCCTTCTTTTTCAATTGCCATAACAATTTCTTTGAAGAGATCGCAAAATTCCGCGCAGCAAGAAGAATGTGGGCAAATATTACAAAAAATTTGGGAGCTACAGATGAGAAGGCACAGATGCTGCGGTTCCATACCCAAACGGGCGGCTCTACGCTAACTGCGCAGCAACCCATGAACAATATTGTCAGAGTGACTAATCAAGCCATGGCGGCCGTCCTTGGCGGCACACAATCATTGCATACCAATGGTTTTGATGAAGCGCTGTCTTTACCTACAGAGGCAGCTGCTAAAATTGCTTTGCGCACCCAGCAGGTTATTGCTTTTGAAAGTGGGGTAACTGAAACTGTAGATCCATTAGCAGGTTCTTTCTTTGTTGAAAACCTGACCAATGAAATTGAGGCGGCAGCTCAGCTATATATTGATAAAATTGATGCCATGGGCGGCTCTGTCAATGCGATCGAAAACGGGTACATTCAGAATGAAATTGCGGATGCCGCTTATGCCTACCAGGTAGAGATTGAAGAAGCCACCAGGGTGATTGTTGGCGTGAATAAATTTACACAGGAAAAAGAAGGAATTACTGATACTTTAAGAATTGATGAATCGATAAGAACTATCCAGACGGATAAAATTAATAAACTAAAAAAAGAAAGAAATAATGAGGATGTTGCGATCGCTTTAGCTAACTTGAGGAAAGGAGCAGAGTCAACGGAAAATCTGATGCCGCTTATCCTGACCGCAGTAGAAGCTTATGCCACTTTAGGGGAGATTGCCGATGTATTACGCAGTGTTTTCGGAGCGTATTAA